In Candidatus Babeliales bacterium, the following proteins share a genomic window:
- a CDS encoding heme-binding protein: MAKTQEAPYTVISKDESVEIRRYEPLITAYVEVSGERKEAINEGFRLLADFIFGNNTSRKQIAMTAPVIQQKSEKIAMTAPVMQQKGDGNWRITFVMPAHFTLETLPKPNNNQVRIEKGKEKKVIVITFSGRGSETNIENHLKELRSYIEKNRVKIVGEPIFAFYNPPWTLPFWRRNEIMFLLAD, encoded by the coding sequence ATGGCAAAAACACAAGAAGCTCCATATACCGTTATTTCAAAAGATGAGAGCGTAGAGATACGAAGGTACGAACCACTTATTACCGCGTATGTGGAAGTTTCTGGGGAGAGAAAAGAAGCAATCAATGAAGGTTTTCGTCTTTTGGCAGATTTTATTTTTGGTAATAATACGAGTCGCAAGCAGATTGCAATGACAGCTCCTGTGATTCAACAAAAATCTGAGAAAATAGCAATGACGGCACCGGTTATGCAGCAAAAGGGCGATGGAAACTGGCGAATTACGTTCGTTATGCCTGCACATTTTACGCTTGAGACGCTCCCGAAGCCAAATAATAACCAAGTGAGGATTGAGAAGGGAAAAGAAAAAAAAGTTATCGTGATTACTTTTTCGGGGCGCGGCTCAGAAACTAACATTGAAAATCATTTGAAAGAGTTAAGATCATATATAGAAAAAAATCGTGTTAAGATTGTGGGTGAGCCAATTTTTGCTTTTTATAATCCACCATGGACGCTCCCATTTTGGCGACGTAATGAGATTATGTTTTTATTAGCAGATTAA